In Capsicum annuum cultivar UCD-10X-F1 chromosome 8, UCD10Xv1.1, whole genome shotgun sequence, the genomic window AAATCAGTTAAAACTTTCTTTTTTCCATTTGAAGAATGAGATTAAGTTTAGTGAAATTTCAGTAGCAGAGTTCCATAATTTTCCTATCGTCTATACTAGGAtatttttaacttcttttttcaATTGATGAAGAGATTAAATTTCATTGGCATAGTTTCATAATTTCCCTATCAAtataatattaagatattttgagtcttctttttccAATTCGATGAAGAGATTCAattgtttgaactttttccaATTCGATGAAGAGATTCAATTGTTTGAAATTTCAATAGCATTGTTTGATAATTtgtctatctttgaaaaaaaagataatttgtcTATCaatactaatatattttgaacCTTCTTTTTTCCATTTGAGGCTAACTCGTGGTAAATACATTGAAGTTTCTTGGGAATCTCATTTGAAAAGACTACATAATACTCACTCTGTCCCATATTATTAGTTGTTCACTTTCTCCTTTACAATCTCTtcagaaatcataaataaaaattatagtcgTATTTTCTTCTTGCTTAGAGGTTCATTACCTCATTAGGATTGGTAAGGTAAGGTCTAGCTTCCCTTACTTATACTTATTCCTATcgaggattttatttttattttgataaaaaaacgCTAGACACTCTATCTAGTGGTAAAAAtttgctttaaaaaaaaaaaaaaattaccaagaattttttttgaaatttatataaatttgttTACACTTAAAAACAATTAATTGTAAGcctaaaatgaaaaagaaattattaattctttttaattttgtacatttataaataattttggcACGTGACTTTTTAGTAATAATTAATATGGGACGGAAGACGTATTTGACACCCGCAGTTATTTCTAAAGTTGGAAAGTTTCTATCATAATTCATATTCCAATCCTAATCATTTATTTTCCTCATCATTTTCATAACAATTCTCGATGGACTCAAGATTTTAACTGGTTTAATCCttctaaaatatgatttaatttaaGTCTTTATACTGACTGAGTAGTGACACTCTATCCTAGCTCCATGCTCTCCCAACCTCATTTTGTGAAATTATACTCGATATATTATTGTGTAGATAGTGGTTATAAAGGGTTGAGTTTTTAAATGGTTAGTCAACTAATGGTTATTAGCATAGAAAATCATCTCTCttcttaattttgatttttcttcaataataaaagtaattttctGTGACTAACTTTTAGTTGACCATTTGAAAAATCAACTTTGAGTATAAATTGTTCATATCCttcagaaagttgaaaattttaactGATCGACAGAACATCACGACTCAAATGCATAAAAAATTACCATTTATGATTAATTGGTAATATTATTATTGTAGGAAACTTAGCCCAAAATTTGTTTAGGAGAAGTTTAATTTGACGATTAAttcaaacaaattttcatctaTAAATAGACATGTTTCTCATCATATTTCTCACACCAAACAAAttgtttcaatatatatatatataaaaacagaGAGTACTTTTAACTAATTAGTGATGGTTTTCAAGTTCTTTGTATTAACCATTGCCATAATGGCTTTGGTGACTTCAAAGAGCTATGCATCAGATTCTATTCCTTTGAAAGATTTTTGTGTTGCTATTAATGATACCAATTCTCATGGTAAACCCACATTATTATTTAATATACTACTTATTTCAATCATGGCTTTTGCGTAATTCATgtcagttttatttattttttatactacTATACAGGGTGTTTATTGTTTTTTTACTTTGTAATTGTGATTTACAGTTTTCGTGAATGGGAGATTTTGCAAGAATCCAGAGCATGTCACTGCTGATGACTTCTTTACATCAGGACTAAACATGCCTGGGAATGCTTTAAATCAATTTGGAGTTACTGTAGTTGCTGCAAATGCTTACACGTTACCGGGAATCAATACTCTGGGCATTTCATTAGCTCGTATTGATTACCCACCATATGGTCTAAACGCACCTCATACTAACCCCCGAGAAAGTGAGGTTCTTGTCATCCTTGAGGGCATGCTCTATGTTGGATTTGTCACTTCGACCTCTGCTCCAAATGTGAAAAATAGACTATTTAGCAAGATTCTACATCCCGGAGATGTGTTTGTTTTTCCAATGGGACTCATTCATTTTCAACTTAATGCGGGAAAGACTAAGGCTATTGCATTTGCTGCATTCAGTAGTCAACTTCCAGGACTCAACATTATTCCAAATGCATTATTTGGTTCACACCCATCAATCAATGATGATATTCTGGCAAAAGCATTTCAAGTAGACAAGAAAGTTGTGGATTATATCCAGTCAGAATTTGAGAGGGATAACTTCTAGGATAAGTCAAATAATAACTATGGTGCTGTATATTATTTGTGcttggaatttaaaaaaaaaaaaaaaaatctcatgatctaGTCTTGTGGACAGGATTCACTGATCTTTGTATTGGGATGTACTTAACGAGGTTTTCTCATGGTTTCTCAATCatacattttaattttaatagCTCTGATCTTAATTGTTCTTAAACTGGATAAACctataaaattaaattacaagttaaatgACGACCAAAAAATGGAGGTATTAAGCAATTCGGCCATACTAATTATGTACAGAAAAAAGAGTCTCATCCAATAGATGCAAGTTTGAATTCATTTAACAATCATTTGATCTCCATCAAAATTGATATCATatcatttttctttgaattcattTACCAATTATTTTATCTCcattaaaattgatattatattatttttttatagttcatttaaaaaataatattttttaataattttaaattttaatttttcacgcAACACATTTAAAATTACAAGCTTAAAAAATacttacatatttttaatttataagaacGAAAGTTAAAAGTCTTACGTTAAATTTCCTATCAAATTAAAATCAGaatgaaaaattgaaacaaataaaatgGGTAGACTTGGCTTTGTACATGGTACAACTGTGCATCTTCCTTTGAATTTCCCATGAGGTTCTTCCAGTGCACTGCTTCCCTTATGCATAATAAGTATGGCTACATACATCATCCAACAATTCAATTACTTTACCCAAAAACTGTCTCATCATTGCAGCATCATATATCATATACTAGTACAAAACAAGCTAAGGttgcttctttttatttttttcccagaTGTTCTTCATATTAGATTAATTACTCCTACAAGGTTTTGTTTCCCTATGATTGAAATTGTTCTGTTGATTGCTTGATATgctttaagggtgtgtttggtatgtaACCAAAAAATATTACTCCTCCTATAATAtttgtatagtatatatatataatctggATAAATATTGTGGTAGTGAGGTTAGGGGTGTGGGGTGAAGAAGTAAGTGTATTAAAGGTCTCAGTTTCAAATTTCAACAGCGCCAAAAAACACTAGGTGGTTCTTCCCATCAGTCCTagttggtggacagagttacatGAAATTTGTTGTTGGTGCAAGCTGGCAGATATTCAGTGAAAGTAGATTTGGTCGAGGGTGCTAGATTCTGGATGAATATAGTTCTAACATTCCCCACTCTGCCTAATTTGGCAAAGAACTCTCCATTATTCAGAAATCCAAGAAGAGATGCTGAATGAAATGAATGGGGAAAACAAGAAGAGATTTTGAAGGAAACAGATGTCCTTTTTCCAGTTTGGGGATGTACATGTCCTAAGTTTATTAGTTGGGGCAGTGTATGAGGTTATATAATATAGTGGATCATGGTCAagttctttcttttgtttgttttggtgATGCTTGTCTCCTTTTTTACCTATCAGTAAAAATTAGTACAACCCAGCTAGTAGAAATACATCGACAGTTCTGATTCATATGACTTGGCCTGCATTAAAAGCAATCAATGTTTGTATGTTGTAGTTATgatgttatgaaccaattgtcccacattggaaaaatagagaaatgctaaggggttTATAGGTCAAATGAGTTCTTCTACCTATCAGGCTAGTCTTTTGGATTGGGCTCTCctgtttggtttataacattggtaCTTTCATTGAGAGTCCCACGCGATGGGCTGTGACTCGTAGTGGTGGTttggacccaagaggggtgctAGCCGTGACCAACGAGAATCAATTCACGCGTGGAGTCGCGACTCGGAGTAGTGGACTGGACCTAAGAGGGGTGCCAACCATGAACAACTGGGCTCAACCGTGACCAACGAGATCGTTGGTTCTCAAGCTGATACAAGTACGACGATGAAGATGGACACATgtatgtgagaatgtaatgaacccggggcttggagtgtgcaagtgaaggacttaaaacacaccaaaccgaccctaatctcacacttggagtgtaaagaggagccttggaacacaacaaggcagCCCAACAAGAATCGATTCACGCGTGGAGTCGCGACTCGAAGTAGTGGCCTGGACCTAAGAGGGGTGCCAACCGTGAACAACTGGGCTCAACCGTGACCAACGAGATCGTTggttctctagctgatacaagtaCGACGATGAAGATGGACGCATgtatgtgagaatgtaatgaacccgGGGCTTTGAGTATGcaagtgaaggacttaaaacaacaccaaaccgaccctaatctcacacttggggtgtaaagaggagccttggaacacaacaaggcagcccctaaatacacttgaagggagcctagttctaaaaagggcattttggacattttgtattttatttgtaacctagtataaatagaacattgtaaggcttttagacttagattattcatgatgtttaagtcttgaaacacaaaggaacacaagtcctctctccttgaggcaccaaaaccaaaattaggcatagagagtgtggaaccactcttgttgatctcatggcttggaaacgtgatgcttgggaggtggattccgaccttgtgtcttcgtaagagataggtgaactttttgtgtagtgttaagggtccaagagtggaatatgctgtTGGATtattaagattataccttcatttagtctatctaactatccccttacttttattgtaatcttgtagtagtttgtgttcttgtaaccgtTTCTATCCCTTATTAGTAAAACTGTGTGTTGTTtctatattgttattgttgtccatctcgccatattgttgttgttttggtgtattttacaccttcaatatcttgttgttattgtgttttcattgttgttatggtgaatccgagagtggtcaccaaagaggtcctcggttcttcaaacttgtggactgatttggtgtttttTTCGTGTTTCCCTTGtgcttcttgtatcatttggAATCATaacatggcttgatcttgttcctacaagatcaatcttgggctttcttgataaaaaattcaaaaaaaaaagtgttagcaaactgaaaaataaaaaagaaacaaatttatccattttgtgttcttggccgaaattgtgttattGTTCTGTATTGGCCAAagtttttacttgttttgttgtttctagtgttagttttcttcatctataacactcttgagtctaaatctaagtttgagcttacattgttggtgttgttttcgTGAACATAGGGCTTGGCCGAATTGTTGTTGAAACATTGttatggtggactgttttggccttgtggtcttcatattgttgttgttctaaggTTTTTTcacgtgatattgttgttcattggtggcctaagaaccattttgttgaaattgtagttgtcttggtcaagtgttgaagatattgtattgtgaaaattggaaGTTGGTCGTGTGaaaattgtggtatttttggagattgttgttggttgttcttggtgattgttgatgttgttcttgaagttcttcacaaccttcatagcttgttaatataaagtgaacattagatctataaaggtgaaggaTAAAGGAGtgaagctttgttagtcttgaaagacttaccatcactcatcaaatagtcaatcacatttcaaccactttccaacaactttctATAAAACAAGAGACCATGttataaggagaagtacaagaaagtctaagtcttgaaaacttgaatttgaaaaggctccaagacttgttttaatttccctccttaaaacaaattccaccaattcctaaattgtaaattgaccaagacttgagattggacaacaaaaattgttagaaaccgcaaccaattatGTGTTTCCACGTCATCATtgttactgttcacgcaataattttggctcaaatttcagatcttattagtttctttttattgttccgTAGTTTCGTTTGATTGGTCCGAacgctaattgacaagctagtaaactGCTACttgattgtaaattagttttgtgtCTGTTTGTTCATGTTAACgttctttgtgtgtttttctctttgtgaattcattgtatcttgttggtcAAGTCCGTaagcaaattttctttgagtcaactcaaacaaaaatctattccggACCAAGGTGGACTCCTCCCTCAAttactcacgaagtacaagccgactttcaacacttgtgaaaccaagtgtgaggtaaaaattgaGAGTGAGAGTGTAGTGAGGCATTTTTGAACTAACAAGTTTCTTTGTTTTGTTGTTCGTTGTTGTCTTttattttaggtaccatggctacCACCAATCTCAATGCCACGTTTGACCGCATCCCCGACAATATTAAAGACATGAAATGACACgttgaaaggctacgccaattggtaTCCACACTTATCCCAACAAATTCAAAACCTAAGGTCCAAACACCTTGCGGTGAGATCTTCCCGAAGAAAGTTGCTGCCCAaacttgtgaaggactttcacaccaaggtaaagacaAACATACTATGAACGTCAATGTAAAATAGCTATCTCTTACACTTTTTTACATGTGGATGATGAACGTGTGACTAATAAGCtgttgagtgtgagtagtagcttacctatgtatgagtatattgattccttaccacttgtagataatataaatattgtacgagtggatacactagttgatcctatagatgaccgaatcgactcttctagtaagatcgatttgtgtccacctagtgttgaagatatttgttgaatgaaagtacatcgtcgtATGAAAATTGCgttgaccaacttgtgtgtaaaacttgcccaccacttgagaatatgtgtgatgtgattaatgagtctcaagtgactgaagaatttgaaaatgttggtcaagaaaaaaagagtgaaccTGCGATCCTATGTTGTTGTAAGGATTCTAATGTTTtcttggctcatagggttaatcgtgtgcttgacatatctttggaacttgataatgattccttagagagtgaaagttccaaatctgtctgcgggttagatcattcactctttaggtacaatgtcttgtttgaagatagtttaaacactcttaatagacctagtggtgaaaatcATGGTATAGCTTATGACACAAGAAGCACAAgggaaacacgaaacaaacaccaaatcagtccacaagtttgaagaaccgaggacccctttggtgaccactcttggattcaccacaacaataatgaaaacacaataacaacaagatattgaaggtgtaaaatacaccaaaacaacaacaatatgatgAGATGGACAActataacaagataggaacaacacacagttttactaacaagagatagaaacggttacaagaacacaaactactacaagattacaacaaaagtaaagggatagttagatagacttaatgaaggtataatcttaagaacacAAGAGCATATTCTACTCTTGgatccttaacactacacacaacattAACCTATCTCTTATGAAGACACAAGGTctgaatccacctcccaagcatcacgtttccaagccatgagatcaacaagagtgattccacactctctatgcctaattttggttttggtgcctcaaggagagaggacttatgtttctttgtgtttcaagacttaaacatcatgaataatctaagtctaaaactcttacaatgttctatttatactaggttacaaataaaatacaaaatatccaaaatgcccttttaagaactaggctcccttcaagtgtattttggggctgccttgttgtgtcccaaggctcctctttacactccaagtgtgagattagggtcggtttggtgtgttttaagtccttcactcgcacactccaagccccgggttcattacattctcacatgtatccatcttcgtggtcgtacttgtatcatcctcccctctttaaaaaggattcgacctcgaatccatgccttgcaaaatcaaagagagacaaacaaacacacttcctcatggcatgagggttaggattagcaaaaataaacaatATATGGTATGCACTCAAGACACTCAAAATAGACCACACCAAAAAAAAGAAACCGAGGACACTTTGagttcaagtctcggccaacaacaAATCTTGACATGCCAAGGTGGTTCATATTTGACATATAACCAAGAGTCCTTAGTGTTAAACATTATGAAGCCATCGAAAAATTCACCAAGGACTTGGCTATGATAAGCACCCAAAAGAAACGTACCTAAGCCGAGAGTGAATCTTCCCCACTCTAAGAtggcaccgggatcaaatgggaagAATGGACCTAGACACGGGTCTAAGCAACACACCTATTTCCCGTAGTCTTTACCATAACCACACGGCCTACTCTCTACATTGGCATACATATCATCACAAGTaaagagagagtagagaaaggtggcACTCAATTCTACTTTTACTATGGTGTCTTCAGAAAAtccacacaaagtagaagaagaagtagtttccaagaccacacattccttacccttaagagtactctcatcttccaagaagagatttccatctttaggaggaatgttgtcacaccatagtgggttagcatatatgctatagcttccaaggcaagatGATACAAGACAgcccaagaacacaagaaaacaaacaccaaaatagtccactagttcaaggaactatagacctcttttggtgaccctTCTCgaattcaag contains:
- the LOC107839812 gene encoding germin-like protein subfamily 1 member 16 isoform X2 — its product is MVLKSFVLTIAIMVLVTSMSYASDSIPLQDFCVAINDPNNSHVFVNGRFCKNPEHVTADDFFTSGLNMPGNALNQFGVTVVAANAYTLPGINTLGISLARIDYPPYGLNAPHTNPRESEVLVILEGMLYVGFVTSTSAPNVKNRLFSKILHPGDVFVFPMGLIHFQLNAGKTKAIAFAAFSSQLPGLNIIPNALFGSHPSINDDILAKAFQVDKKVVDYIQSEFERDNF
- the LOC107839812 gene encoding putative germin-like protein 2-1 isoform X1 yields the protein MVFKFFVLTIAIMALVTSKSYASDSIPLKDFCVAINDTNSHVFVNGRFCKNPEHVTADDFFTSGLNMPGNALNQFGVTVVAANAYTLPGINTLGISLARIDYPPYGLNAPHTNPRESEVLVILEGMLYVGFVTSTSAPNVKNRLFSKILHPGDVFVFPMGLIHFQLNAGKTKAIAFAAFSSQLPGLNIIPNALFGSHPSINDDILAKAFQVDKKVVDYIQSEFERDNF